One genomic region from Elusimicrobium sp. encodes:
- a CDS encoding ATP-dependent Clp protease proteolytic subunit, protein MIIPTIIEKNVGYDIFSRLLKDRIIFVGGREGEVDTASANMIIAQLLYLDAEDSNREINLYINSPGGLVTAGLAIYDTMQFIKAPITTICMGQAMSFGAVLLAAGSKGRRYALPHSRIMIHQPLIWGGGISGQVTDIEIEARELRDSKEHLLDILAKHTGQDKEKIRQDSERNYYMSAQEAKEYGLIDEVLELKK, encoded by the coding sequence ATGATTATACCTACTATTATTGAAAAAAACGTCGGTTATGATATTTTTTCCCGTCTGCTTAAAGATCGCATCATCTTTGTAGGCGGCCGCGAAGGCGAGGTGGACACCGCCAGTGCCAATATGATTATTGCCCAACTTTTGTACTTGGACGCGGAAGACTCCAACCGGGAAATCAACCTCTACATCAACTCTCCCGGCGGTTTGGTAACGGCCGGCCTTGCCATCTACGATACCATGCAATTTATCAAAGCCCCCATTACTACCATTTGTATGGGCCAGGCCATGAGTTTCGGCGCCGTGTTGTTGGCCGCCGGTTCCAAAGGGCGCCGCTATGCGCTGCCGCATTCCCGCATTATGATTCACCAACCCCTCATTTGGGGCGGGGGGATTTCCGGTCAAGTAACGGATATCGAAATTGAAGCCCGCGAACTGCGCGACAGCAAAGAACACTTGCTTGATATCTTAGCCAAACACACCGGCCAAGATAAGGAAAAAATCCGTCAAGACAGCGAACGCAACTATTATATGTCCGCTCAAGAAGCCAAAGAATACGGATTGATCGACGAAGTGTTGGAACTGAAAAAATAG
- the lon gene encoding endopeptidase La: protein MEEIKKTTLSLPTVVPAVAIRDVVMFPGMSLPLSVDREKSVAAVELALNTPEKYILAVSQKNADIDDPREQDIYHFGVIAQITQNLKMPDGSMKIFLQGLARAQVHKLEMNLAANSWFATVDYIEEEDDNSPVVQALMRKVLDEFDHYARVSRRIAVEGVSFLRQINDASKLVDTVASNMVVKTAQRQEILEAVHIKDRLEKILKLITSEVEILGLEEKIHSKVRAQIEKNQKEYYLNEQMKAIQKELSQKDDFQKELDDMRAKIKKNGLPPHAKEAAQKELDRLAKMAPFSPEATVSRTYLDWLLNMPWNKTTEDVLDLKEAKKILDEDHFGLAKPKERILEYLAVSKLTNSLRGPVLCFAGSPGVGKTSLAKSIARAIGRKFVRMSLGGVRDESEIRGHRRTYIGSMPGRIIQGISKAKSSNPVFLLDEIDKMGSDWRGDPAAALLELLDPEQNKEFSDHFLDVPFDVSKVMFITTANSLSHIPTTLRDRLEIIDFDGYTEYEKHDIVDNYLLPKQMKIHGVKPGQLEVAREAVALLMRDYVREAGVRNLDREIGSLCRKAAKMLVEGKKKVSVTRENLHEFLGVPKYSNFATEENGVGIATGLAWTSVGGETLSIEATKLPGKGQLILTGMLGNVMKESVRAALTYARSRGYGADLDFDKLDFHIHFPEGAVPKDGPSAGSVITTALTSLLTGLPVKKRLAMTGEVTITGRVLPVGGIKEKFLAAYREGVKTILYPHTNEKDVSEIPQRVRKELTLIPVKHIDEVLPLALEGWKEFSAQKEKTSAKKASSKKTAKPAKKAAKKTVKPAKKVAVKKASPKKAPVKKTVKKTVKKSVPVFGKKNGAKKAVKKRK from the coding sequence ATGGAAGAAATTAAAAAAACTACACTTTCTTTACCGACGGTAGTGCCGGCTGTTGCCATACGCGATGTGGTAATGTTCCCGGGGATGAGCCTGCCGCTTTCGGTAGACCGCGAAAAATCTGTTGCCGCGGTGGAACTGGCACTTAATACGCCGGAAAAATACATTTTGGCCGTATCTCAAAAAAATGCGGATATTGATGATCCGCGCGAACAGGATATTTACCATTTCGGTGTGATTGCGCAAATTACCCAAAACCTGAAAATGCCGGACGGCTCCATGAAGATTTTTCTTCAGGGATTGGCCCGCGCACAAGTGCATAAACTGGAAATGAACCTGGCGGCTAACTCTTGGTTTGCCACCGTCGATTATATCGAAGAAGAAGATGATAATTCCCCGGTGGTGCAAGCCTTGATGCGTAAAGTGCTTGATGAATTTGACCACTATGCCCGTGTATCCCGCCGTATTGCGGTGGAAGGGGTGTCTTTTCTGCGTCAAATCAACGATGCTTCCAAATTGGTAGATACCGTAGCCTCCAACATGGTGGTAAAAACGGCCCAACGCCAAGAAATTTTGGAAGCCGTACACATCAAAGACAGACTGGAAAAAATCTTAAAACTTATTACCAGTGAAGTGGAAATTTTGGGACTGGAAGAAAAAATCCACTCCAAAGTTCGTGCGCAAATCGAAAAAAACCAAAAAGAGTACTATTTGAACGAACAAATGAAAGCGATTCAAAAAGAACTCAGCCAAAAGGACGACTTCCAAAAAGAACTCGACGATATGCGCGCCAAAATCAAAAAGAACGGTTTGCCTCCTCACGCCAAAGAAGCCGCCCAAAAAGAATTGGATCGTTTGGCCAAAATGGCGCCCTTCTCTCCCGAGGCTACCGTTTCGCGCACTTATTTAGATTGGCTTCTCAACATGCCGTGGAACAAAACCACCGAAGATGTGCTGGACTTAAAGGAAGCCAAAAAGATTTTGGACGAAGACCACTTCGGTCTTGCTAAACCCAAAGAACGTATTTTGGAATACTTGGCTGTCAGCAAATTGACAAACTCCCTACGCGGGCCGGTGCTTTGCTTTGCCGGTTCCCCGGGGGTGGGTAAAACTTCGCTTGCCAAGTCGATTGCGCGTGCCATCGGGCGCAAATTTGTGCGCATGAGTTTGGGCGGCGTGCGGGACGAAAGCGAAATTCGCGGGCACCGTCGCACCTATATCGGTTCTATGCCGGGGCGTATTATCCAAGGCATCAGCAAAGCCAAAAGTTCCAACCCTGTGTTTTTGTTGGACGAAATTGACAAAATGGGTTCGGACTGGCGCGGAGACCCGGCGGCGGCCTTATTGGAACTATTGGACCCTGAACAAAACAAAGAGTTCAGCGATCACTTTTTAGATGTTCCGTTTGATGTATCCAAGGTTATGTTTATTACGACGGCCAACTCGTTGTCGCATATTCCTACCACCTTGCGCGACCGCTTGGAAATCATTGATTTCGACGGTTACACCGAATACGAAAAGCACGATATCGTGGATAATTATTTGCTTCCTAAACAAATGAAAATTCACGGTGTAAAACCGGGTCAGTTGGAAGTAGCCCGCGAAGCGGTCGCCCTTTTGATGCGCGATTATGTGCGCGAAGCGGGCGTACGCAACTTGGACCGCGAAATCGGTTCTTTGTGCCGTAAAGCCGCCAAGATGTTGGTGGAAGGTAAGAAAAAAGTTTCCGTTACGCGCGAAAACCTGCACGAATTTTTAGGTGTGCCCAAGTATTCCAACTTTGCCACCGAAGAAAACGGCGTGGGTATTGCTACGGGCCTGGCCTGGACGAGCGTGGGCGGAGAAACCTTGTCTATCGAAGCCACCAAATTGCCGGGCAAAGGGCAACTTATTTTAACGGGTATGCTTGGAAATGTGATGAAGGAATCCGTGCGTGCCGCTTTAACTTATGCCCGCAGCCGCGGTTACGGAGCGGACTTAGATTTTGATAAATTGGATTTCCATATCCACTTCCCCGAAGGGGCTGTGCCGAAAGACGGCCCGTCTGCCGGCAGTGTTATTACCACCGCGTTGACCAGTTTGCTTACGGGGCTTCCCGTAAAGAAACGCTTGGCCATGACCGGCGAAGTAACCATTACGGGGCGCGTGCTTCCCGTCGGCGGTATTAAGGAAAAATTCCTCGCCGCCTACCGCGAAGGGGTCAAAACGATTCTCTATCCGCACACCAACGAAAAAGATGTGTCCGAAATTCCGCAACGGGTACGCAAGGAACTCACCCTTATTCCCGTAAAACACATCGACGAAGTGTTGCCTTTGGCGTTGGAAGGGTGGAAGGAGTTTTCCGCTCAAAAGGAAAAAACCTCCGCTAAAAAAGCGTCTTCCAAAAAAACGGCAAAGCCTGCCAAGAAGGCCGCCAAAAAAACGGTGAAACCCGCAAAAAAGGTTGCCGTCAAAAAGGCCTCTCCCAAAAAAGCACCCGTCAAAAAGACCGTTAAAAAAACGGTAAAAAAATCGGTGCCGGTGTTTGGGAAAAAGAACGGGGCTAAAAAAGCCGTCAAAAAACGCAAATAA
- a CDS encoding tetratricopeptide repeat protein: MKKTILLMLLSLMAGCVTLPTSTECLLRADGYFKDGKAAQALKYYNRAIELNPDNLEAYASRGSVHFFQGHYDLAEADFVHVLKVNPYQADAYTAYASTLAAKGDYQNALEILNLAIRLNQRKPEIFFSRAGVNFMLGHYQEAITDYTSVLNLYPAGDVYNARGAVYLKMGENEKAQADFDTAKAGGIPEKLNIYSMID; encoded by the coding sequence ATGAAAAAAACGATTTTGTTAATGCTTTTAAGTTTAATGGCGGGGTGTGTTACTTTGCCTACTTCTACCGAGTGTTTGTTGCGGGCGGACGGCTATTTCAAAGACGGCAAAGCCGCACAGGCGTTGAAATACTACAACCGCGCCATTGAATTAAACCCCGATAATTTGGAAGCCTACGCTTCGCGCGGAAGCGTACATTTTTTTCAGGGTCATTACGATTTGGCGGAAGCCGATTTTGTGCATGTTCTAAAGGTAAATCCCTATCAAGCCGATGCTTACACGGCCTACGCCAGTACATTGGCCGCCAAAGGCGATTATCAAAACGCGCTCGAAATTCTAAATTTGGCCATACGCTTAAATCAGCGTAAGCCGGAGATTTTCTTTTCGCGTGCGGGCGTAAACTTTATGTTGGGCCACTATCAGGAAGCCATTACCGATTACACTTCCGTCCTCAACCTTTATCCGGCGGGAGATGTATATAACGCGCGCGGTGCGGTATACCTGAAGATGGGCGAAAACGAAAAAGCCCAGGCCGATTTTGATACCGCAAAAGCGGGGGGAATACCGGAAAAATTAAATATTTATTCCATGATAGATTAA
- a CDS encoding prepilin-type N-terminal cleavage/methylation domain-containing protein, with protein sequence MKKGFTLIELLVVVLIIGILSSVALPQYNMAVAKSRLTDSLQIAYGVKKGQEIYYLANGSYAVNLDDLDIDYSQVCHMPSQEDRSMILCQFARFDNLVGAVSTGSSNRIKFNFFASGFDNTMNGDLEIDVWFANSNNPNTTTCTGYTDMGTKLCKNMNL encoded by the coding sequence ATGAAAAAGGGTTTTACTTTGATAGAACTTTTAGTCGTAGTGTTAATCATCGGTATCTTGTCTTCGGTGGCGTTGCCTCAGTACAATATGGCAGTGGCGAAAAGTCGCCTTACGGATTCTCTGCAAATTGCGTATGGCGTAAAAAAAGGACAAGAAATCTACTACCTGGCTAATGGTTCTTATGCTGTAAATTTAGATGATTTAGATATAGATTATTCACAAGTATGTCATATGCCCTCGCAGGAAGATAGAAGCATGATACTATGCCAATTTGCTAGATTTGATAATCTTGTCGGGGCGGTATCTACTGGGTCTTCTAATCGTATAAAATTTAATTTTTTTGCTTCTGGGTTTGATAATACAATGAATGGTGATTTAGAAATTGATGTGTGGTTTGCGAATTCAAATAATCCAAACACAACCACTTGCACCGGATATACCGATATGGGAACTAAATTGTGTAAAAATATGAATTTGTAA
- a CDS encoding sodium:alanine symporter family protein yields MQSLLNLWNALSAFLAEPSVQSAYDVMNGFNALIWGPPMIFLLLFLGIYFTVRLNFLQKYTWPAMKLSVAKVDSEGMVSSFGSLAVMIGATVGTGSIIGVTTAVAEGGPGALFWMIVAGFFSFAIKYCECLIAFKYRVKLADGEYVGGPMYYLANVLKYKWLAVVFAVGTLLMGLTAGSALQSNSIADALREGYNLNPWYIGVIVAFLSGIVIIGGVKRIAAYSEWLVPIMGGLYLLLAFIVIVMNFSEVPSAILVVIKSAFTGKAAVGGAVGVGIMALVQSIIPAITAGFTRAVLATEAGLGSASIAAAAAKTRSATQMAIVSATSVFWAIFICSLTGIVIVLAGDWQNPNVYAANLCNSAFKTVPYIGTPILIFSLVIFSFTTIIGWGYYTEKALQFLCKGSNKLIKPSRVLFIALVFIGAWIGTSFSWDFFITDSLTRTAEANVSTRFMWALVILTMTMMTLPNIWALWCFRKVIVKTTAKNLKNIVGKKN; encoded by the coding sequence ATGCAAAGTTTGCTTAATTTATGGAACGCCCTTTCGGCGTTCTTGGCGGAACCTTCCGTACAAAGTGCGTATGATGTGATGAACGGATTTAACGCACTGATTTGGGGCCCTCCCATGATTTTTCTTCTCTTGTTTTTAGGAATTTATTTTACCGTTCGCTTAAACTTTCTGCAAAAATATACGTGGCCTGCCATGAAATTATCCGTAGCCAAAGTAGATTCCGAAGGCATGGTAAGCAGTTTCGGTTCTTTGGCGGTGATGATTGGTGCCACCGTAGGAACGGGCAGCATCATCGGGGTGACCACCGCCGTAGCCGAAGGCGGCCCGGGGGCTTTATTTTGGATGATAGTAGCCGGTTTTTTCAGTTTTGCCATTAAATACTGCGAGTGTTTAATTGCTTTTAAGTACCGCGTCAAACTGGCCGACGGGGAATATGTCGGCGGCCCGATGTATTACTTGGCCAATGTCTTGAAATACAAGTGGTTGGCCGTTGTGTTTGCCGTGGGAACCTTGTTAATGGGATTGACCGCCGGAAGCGCCTTACAAAGCAACTCCATTGCCGATGCCTTGCGCGAAGGCTACAATTTGAACCCGTGGTATATCGGGGTAATTGTTGCTTTCCTTTCCGGCATTGTAATTATCGGCGGTGTAAAAAGAATTGCCGCTTACTCGGAGTGGTTGGTGCCGATTATGGGCGGGCTGTACTTACTGCTTGCCTTCATTGTAATTGTGATGAATTTCTCTGAAGTTCCGTCTGCGATTTTAGTGGTAATCAAAAGTGCATTTACCGGTAAAGCCGCCGTTGGCGGTGCGGTGGGTGTAGGAATTATGGCGCTGGTGCAAAGTATTATCCCCGCTATTACGGCCGGGTTTACGCGTGCCGTACTGGCTACGGAAGCGGGCTTGGGGAGTGCCTCCATTGCGGCGGCGGCAGCCAAAACCCGCAGTGCTACGCAAATGGCCATTGTGTCGGCTACTTCTGTTTTTTGGGCGATTTTTATTTGCTCGCTTACGGGTATTGTAATTGTGCTCGCGGGCGATTGGCAAAACCCCAATGTGTACGCGGCTAACCTGTGCAACAGCGCGTTCAAAACGGTGCCCTATATCGGCACGCCGATTCTTATTTTTTCGCTCGTAATTTTCTCTTTTACCACGATTATCGGTTGGGGATATTACACGGAAAAAGCCCTTCAATTCTTGTGCAAAGGAAGCAATAAACTGATTAAACCTTCCCGCGTGCTCTTTATTGCGCTGGTATTTATCGGGGCATGGATTGGAACCAGTTTCTCGTGGGACTTTTTCATCACGGACTCTTTAACCCGCACCGCCGAGGCTAATGTATCCACCCGCTTTATGTGGGCTTTGGTAATTTTGACCATGACCATGATGACCCTTCCCAATATTTGGGCGTTGTGGTGCTTTAGAAAAGTAATTGTTAAAACCACGGCAAAAAACTTAAAAAATATTGTCGGAAAAAAGAATTAA
- the nadA gene encoding quinolinate synthase NadA — protein MWTVPARILPPQPPKLPTPLTRYCRKISRTRCKRMLETLEKETQLTQEAHRLYGLLNSVSKTNCANWTYEDCLAAAPYTLSINRFKKEKNAVILAHSYTTPDLVYGVADYRGDSYELAQKARECSADIIIFAGVWFMAETAKIINPSKTVLIPAGHAGCSLADSMTGEDVKKLRAAHPGVPCLCYINSTAEVKAQCDSCVTSGNVYDIAQKMPGDELIFVPDTLMAQNLDAELKRRGTPKKIISAGGTCCVHDKYSAENVDALRAEHPGIRVVAHPECPISVCEKCDYVGSTKGMASYVAGSDGKLFGMLTEFGLVNRMQAEHPDKQFIWPFGTCSYMKQNTLANTLEALVDPRPEQLVQVDEKIALAAKKSIDKMFELAQ, from the coding sequence ATGTGGACGGTTCCGGCCCGGATACTTCCACCACAACCACCCAAACTACCTACTCCTCTAACGAGGTATTGCCGGAAGATTTCCCGGACACGCTGTAAGCGTATGTTAGAAACTTTAGAAAAAGAAACCCAACTGACTCAAGAAGCCCATAGACTATATGGGCTTCTTAACTCTGTTTCCAAGACGAACTGCGCCAACTGGACTTACGAAGATTGTTTGGCGGCTGCCCCTTACACCCTTTCCATAAACCGTTTTAAGAAGGAAAAAAATGCCGTCATTTTAGCCCACTCCTATACCACTCCCGATTTGGTTTACGGCGTGGCGGACTATCGCGGCGATTCCTACGAATTGGCACAAAAAGCGCGCGAGTGTTCGGCGGATATCATCATTTTTGCGGGGGTATGGTTTATGGCGGAAACGGCTAAAATCATTAACCCTTCCAAAACGGTGTTAATTCCGGCCGGTCATGCCGGGTGCAGTTTGGCTGATTCCATGACGGGGGAAGATGTAAAAAAATTGCGCGCGGCGCACCCCGGTGTGCCTTGCCTGTGCTATATTAACAGCACCGCCGAGGTAAAAGCCCAGTGCGACAGTTGCGTTACTTCCGGCAATGTCTATGATATTGCCCAAAAAATGCCCGGAGACGAACTTATTTTTGTGCCGGATACCTTGATGGCCCAAAATTTAGATGCCGAATTAAAACGCCGCGGAACGCCTAAAAAAATTATCTCTGCCGGCGGTACTTGTTGCGTACACGATAAGTATTCGGCCGAAAATGTGGACGCGTTGCGTGCCGAACACCCCGGTATCCGCGTGGTAGCCCACCCCGAATGCCCCATTTCCGTATGCGAAAAGTGCGATTATGTGGGCAGTACCAAAGGCATGGCCTCGTATGTAGCCGGTAGCGACGGGAAACTGTTTGGTATGTTAACGGAGTTCGGGTTGGTGAACCGTATGCAGGCCGAACACCCGGACAAACAATTTATTTGGCCGTTTGGCACTTGCAGTTACATGAAGCAAAACACATTAGCAAACACTTTGGAAGCGCTTGTTGATCCGCGCCCCGAGCAATTGGTGCAGGTGGACGAAAAAATTGCCCTGGCCGCCAAAAAATCTATTGATAAAATGTTCGAGTTAGCCCAATGA
- the nadC gene encoding carboxylating nicotinate-nucleotide diphosphorylase, whose product MMILDKIIELALQEDLSLGDITSDTIFTPETRAEAAITAKEDLVLCGMEVARTVFAAVDPAVEFLPLKKEGDFVSKGEKVLLLKGPALSILKAERTALNFMQRMSGISTASREYAAIGNKYGVMIVDTRKTQPGLRRLDKYAVRVGGARNHRISLADSVMIKDNHIAAAGSITAAVAKIKSVIGHTPKVEVETTNLDEVKEALAAGADIIMLDNMTPEEILVCKQEIAGRAIIEVSGGVNKDNLESYCKTGVDVISMGALTHSVPAKDLSLKIVQYIK is encoded by the coding sequence ATGATGATTCTGGATAAAATTATAGAACTTGCTTTGCAGGAAGATTTAAGTTTGGGGGATATTACCTCCGACACGATTTTTACGCCCGAAACCCGGGCCGAAGCCGCCATTACCGCCAAGGAAGATTTGGTGTTGTGCGGTATGGAAGTGGCCAGAACTGTCTTTGCCGCGGTGGATCCTGCCGTAGAATTTTTACCGCTTAAAAAAGAGGGGGATTTTGTATCCAAAGGCGAAAAAGTGCTTCTCTTAAAAGGCCCGGCTCTTTCTATTTTGAAGGCCGAGCGCACCGCGCTTAATTTTATGCAACGCATGAGCGGTATTTCCACGGCTTCGCGCGAATATGCCGCTATCGGCAATAAATACGGCGTGATGATTGTGGATACCCGCAAAACCCAGCCCGGCTTAAGACGCTTAGATAAATATGCCGTGCGCGTGGGCGGGGCACGCAATCACCGTATCAGTTTGGCCGACAGCGTGATGATTAAAGATAATCACATTGCCGCCGCCGGTTCCATTACCGCGGCCGTTGCCAAAATTAAATCGGTTATCGGGCATACCCCTAAAGTGGAAGTGGAAACCACTAATTTGGACGAAGTAAAAGAAGCCTTGGCCGCCGGGGCGGATATCATTATGTTGGATAATATGACCCCGGAAGAAATTTTGGTTTGCAAGCAGGAAATTGCAGGCCGCGCCATTATTGAAGTATCCGGCGGGGTGAATAAAGATAACCTGGAAAGTTACTGCAAGACAGGGGTAGATGTTATTTCCATGGGTGCGCTTACTCACTCGGTACCGGCTAAAGATTTAAGTCTAAAAATAGTACAATATATTAAATAA
- a CDS encoding PLP-dependent aminotransferase family protein, with amino-acid sequence MDYNKLFSLVVSRSKASAIRELLKVISRPEIISFAGGLPDPDLFPTQDVADIMAEVVKTSPKEALQYGTTEGQGTLKKELVKLLKETENIDAKPEQLLVVSASQQALDMTARLFVNPGDSIITASPTYLGALQAFQVVGAHIVGAESDAYGILPEDLEAKLEGLKNQGKQCKFVYLVPDFQNPTGTTIPEKRRQEILEIVKKYDTFILEDSPYRQVRFEGKSPRTFYEIDGGQGNVITMFTFSKVFVPGFRLGFILGPEEVIRKYVILKQAIDLCTSPILQLATAEYLRRGLLQAHVNKIIDSYREKRDLMLKTLAEYMPKNISWTRPEGGLFLWLTLPKHMDATALLPKAIENKVAFVAGVDFYPAGDVYNDMRLNFSYSSKEQIVEGLKRLAQTIKENL; translated from the coding sequence ATGGATTATAATAAACTTTTTTCTTTGGTGGTCTCCCGCTCCAAAGCCTCTGCTATCCGGGAATTGTTAAAAGTTATTTCCCGCCCGGAGATTATTTCGTTTGCGGGGGGATTGCCGGATCCTGATTTATTCCCTACCCAAGATGTTGCCGATATTATGGCCGAAGTGGTAAAAACTTCGCCGAAAGAAGCCTTGCAATACGGTACGACCGAAGGGCAAGGAACCTTAAAAAAAGAACTCGTAAAACTTTTGAAGGAAACCGAAAATATTGATGCCAAACCCGAACAGTTATTAGTGGTTTCGGCTTCGCAACAAGCCTTGGATATGACGGCCCGCCTGTTTGTAAACCCCGGCGACAGCATCATTACCGCTTCTCCTACCTATTTGGGGGCTTTGCAGGCTTTTCAGGTAGTAGGGGCCCATATCGTGGGGGCGGAAAGCGATGCTTATGGCATTTTGCCCGAAGATTTAGAGGCTAAACTGGAAGGGCTTAAAAACCAAGGAAAACAATGTAAATTTGTGTATTTGGTGCCTGATTTTCAAAACCCCACGGGTACGACTATTCCCGAAAAACGCCGTCAGGAAATTTTAGAAATTGTAAAAAAATACGATACCTTTATTTTGGAAGATTCTCCTTACCGCCAAGTGCGTTTTGAAGGGAAATCTCCCCGTACTTTTTACGAAATAGACGGCGGGCAGGGGAATGTAATTACCATGTTCACTTTTTCTAAAGTGTTTGTGCCGGGTTTCCGCCTTGGGTTTATCCTCGGGCCCGAAGAAGTTATCCGCAAATATGTCATTTTGAAACAAGCAATTGATTTGTGTACTTCGCCCATTTTGCAGTTGGCCACGGCAGAATACCTGCGCCGCGGCTTACTGCAAGCCCATGTGAATAAAATTATTGATTCCTACCGCGAAAAACGCGACCTGATGTTAAAAACTTTGGCCGAGTATATGCCGAAGAATATCTCTTGGACGCGCCCGGAAGGGGGGCTTTTCCTGTGGCTTACTTTGCCTAAGCATATGGACGCAACGGCCCTGCTGCCCAAAGCCATCGAAAACAAAGTGGCGTTTGTGGCGGGGGTAGATTTCTACCCGGCGGGTGATGTGTATAACGATATGCGTTTGAACTTTTCCTACTCCTCTAAGGAGCAAATAGTGGAAGGTTTGAAACGCTTGGCACAAACGATTAAAGAAAATCTTTAA
- a CDS encoding acetate kinase gives MIILFLNCGSSSVKYSVYDWDNKKSLCAGVVERIAINGSSISHDRPGLPAFELQKDCADHKDAINLVIETITHPEHGVIENINVISAVGHRIVHGGKFAKSVIVDDKVVEELRNIADLAPLHNPAHIMGIEAARALLPEVTHVCVMDTAFHQTMPASSYMYALPRNWYTEHHIRRYGFHGSSVLYTSRRAAVLLDKNVDEVNTIVCHIGAGASVTAVKNGQCLDTSMGLTPLEGLVMGTRSGDMDPSICFHMMKKLNMSPEEMYTILNKKSGMFALTGDRFSDQRDVRKGAANGDELCKLALDVQCYRIKKYIGAYMAALGRLDSIVFTAGIGERASNVRAMVLKGLENFGIIIDEEKNLCAETNKAESCISADNSKVKVFVIPTDEEIVGVQDIVALLAGTYDVYTKFRYIFQEKDYRNKLRDAAFIEDAKKNPQLLKAAVNLPEELKNK, from the coding sequence ATGATTATTTTATTTTTGAATTGCGGAAGTTCGTCTGTAAAATACAGTGTCTATGACTGGGACAACAAAAAAAGCCTTTGTGCCGGTGTGGTAGAACGCATTGCCATTAACGGCTCTTCTATTTCGCATGACAGACCCGGCCTCCCTGCCTTTGAATTACAAAAGGATTGTGCCGACCATAAAGATGCCATCAACCTGGTAATTGAAACCATCACTCACCCGGAACACGGCGTCATTGAAAATATCAATGTAATCAGCGCGGTGGGGCACCGCATCGTACACGGCGGCAAATTTGCCAAATCTGTTATCGTGGACGATAAAGTAGTGGAAGAATTAAGAAACATTGCCGATTTAGCCCCCTTACATAACCCGGCCCATATCATGGGTATTGAAGCGGCCCGCGCCCTGTTACCCGAAGTTACCCACGTATGTGTAATGGATACGGCTTTTCACCAAACCATGCCGGCTTCCTCTTATATGTATGCGTTGCCGCGCAACTGGTACACCGAACACCATATCCGCCGCTACGGCTTTCATGGTTCTTCCGTTCTTTATACCTCCCGCCGTGCCGCCGTATTGTTAGACAAAAATGTAGATGAAGTAAACACCATTGTCTGCCATATCGGCGCGGGTGCCAGCGTAACGGCTGTAAAAAACGGCCAATGCTTGGATACCAGCATGGGATTAACCCCCCTTGAAGGACTTGTAATGGGTACCCGCAGCGGAGACATGGATCCGTCCATTTGCTTCCACATGATGAAAAAACTTAACATGTCCCCGGAAGAAATGTATACCATTTTGAACAAGAAGAGCGGTATGTTTGCCCTCACGGGAGATCGCTTTTCCGACCAACGCGATGTACGCAAAGGGGCCGCCAACGGCGATGAACTGTGCAAACTCGCGTTAGATGTACAATGCTACCGTATTAAAAAATATATCGGGGCGTATATGGCCGCCCTGGGCCGTTTGGACAGTATCGTCTTTACCGCCGGCATCGGGGAACGCGCCAGCAATGTGCGCGCCATGGTGCTTAAAGGGTTAGAAAACTTCGGCATTATTATTGACGAAGAAAAGAACCTTTGCGCCGAAACCAATAAAGCCGAATCTTGTATTTCGGCCGATAACTCCAAAGTAAAAGTATTTGTTATCCCCACCGACGAAGAAATCGTAGGGGTGCAGGATATTGTGGCCCTCTTGGCCGGAACTTACGATGTTTACACCAAGTTCCGCTATATTTTCCAAGAGAAAGATTACCGCAACAAACTACGCGATGCAGCCTTTATTGAAGATGCAAAAAAGAATCCGCAACTCTTAAAGGCCGCCGTTAATCTGCCCGAAGAATTGAAAAACAAATAG